In Zingiber officinale cultivar Zhangliang chromosome 11B, Zo_v1.1, whole genome shotgun sequence, a single window of DNA contains:
- the LOC122034010 gene encoding uncharacterized protein LOC122034010: MELGSLRVSTVQIMKEGCIGVVFLQECFEYSDLVESISQKLELRSDDVISDIIYRLPCMSNEVIHYYCMEVKDDDDMCALVDSIIVVEKLIGDPFILPSRHSVCAQSSQSFGDSTLQCDQRSVYVPNQALSEAPFKPSLSASIYDEAGPSHEVMESFRVLSHLDVPLPESIDIPIATNDCQSNPSEEKDSDGLLGQDDYEEEAMIEVLEAFQFTVGANYPVSTDWIGLVGNTVGMVVGTEFDTTLEFQENEDVINAVKHYFLNYSKKYEVAESNSCVWSVVCRNTKYECSWQLCAARLKKLGGGWGITRYKGPHTCAARAISLDHRQLDSNFICNCILEGVKKDPSKLVGSIIVEIHNWLHFKPSYRKAWEANRRLLPEFGVIGMNHTNVYHISLQLCNRQILEVLYGGHSMITLMSGIMQLNSTKKFYVDYFGHSNQLSTVSSSQSQ; encoded by the exons ATGGAGTTAGGATCGTTGAGGGTGAGCACGGTGCAGATTATGAAGGAGGGTTGCATTGGGGTAGTGTTTTTGCAAGAGTGCTTTGAGTATAGTGACCTTGTTGAGTCCATAAGCCAGAAATTGGAGCTCCGATCAGATGATGTTATATCTGATATAATATATAGATTGCCTTGTATGTCAAATGAAGTCATCCATTATTATTGTATGGAGGTCAAAGATGATGATGATATGTGTGCCCTTGTTGATAGTATTATTGTTGTTGAAA AGCTAATTGGTGATCCTTTTATACTGCCTAGTCGTCACAGTGTATGTGCTCAAAGTTCTCAATCGTTTGGTGATTCAACTCTACAATGTGACCAACGAAGTGTGTATGTTCCGAATCAGGCATTGTCTGAAGCTCCATTCAAACCAAGTCTCAGCGCAAGTATTTATGATGAGGCTGGTCCATCACATGAAGTTATGGAGTCTTTTCGTGTATTGAGCCATTTAGATGTCCCATTACCTGAGAGCATTGACATACCGATAGCAACAAATGACTGTCAGTCCAACCCTTCAGAAGAGAAAGATAGTGATGGGCTACTCGGTCAAGATGATTATGAGGAAGAGGCAATGATCGAAGTGCTTGAAGCATTTCAGTTTACTGTAGGAGCCAACTACCCTGTTTCAACGGATTGGATTGGATTAGTGGGTAATACAGTTGGAATGGTAGTTGGTACAGAATTTGATACAACATTGGAGTTTCAAGAGAATGAAGATGTAATTAATGCAGTTAAACATTATTTCTTGAATTACAGTAAAAAATATGAAGTTGCTGAGTCAAATTCGTGTGTTTGGTCAGTCGTATGTAGGAACACTAAATATGAGTGTAGTTGGCAGTTATGTGCAGCAAGGCTAAAGAAACTTGGTGGAGGATGGGGCATAACACGATATAAAGGTCCACACACATGTGCTGCGAGGGCTATATCACTTGATCACAGACAATTGGACTCAAACTTTATATGCAACTGCATATTGGAAGGGGTGAAGAAAGATCCATCCAAGTTAGTTGGAAGTATTATCGTTGAAATTCACAATTGGTTGCATTTCAAACCCTCCTATAGGAAAGCATGGGAGGCTAACAGAAGGCTATTGCCAGAATTTGGGGTGATTGGGATGAATCATACCAACGTCTACCACATTTCTTTGCAGCTCTGCAACAGACAAATCCTGGAAGTGTTATATGGTGGGCATTCGATGATCACACTCATGTCAGGCATCATGCAGTTGAATTCAACAAAAAAATTTTACGTCGACTATTTTGGTCATTCAAACCAGCTATCGACAGTATCGAGTTCACAAAGCCAGTGA